The proteins below come from a single Candidozyma auris chromosome 3, complete sequence genomic window:
- the VPS52 gene encoding Vps52p, producing MSIAYLKKILPLKEDPLDEEPNESLLEDLSSHDMGLLSAKYQDFLDSIGPLKEKLEPIEQFLDYFNSEVCKLSDSLLSLQQQSAQLSSNLDSQRLLVDKLNPVILDLIIPPSVAESVINDTVDEKWVENIRFIVEKQQLIKKVEETRVDSDAESSFLAPYKDSRSFKELKKDINSLEAKAIERIRDHVIKQIRLLRGSLKSSSQVIQEGLLQMKEAFYFLRERQPQLSNQLQLAYIFTMKWYYTTRFAKYLYSLQKLKIKQIDNGYVLGANEHGESKSGLFGGILESTYSYASSQSSPTLGSGPGAGTSTQGNLRPSLNEYFSSVRQRLDILSDTDGENRRSIPSQIAETTPFAYWLEFVYNQWANALLDNVIVEYLFFIDFFHQGDEKALPVQELDPAVKMPVGPDQTWSQVVFGEAYRMGQDFVHWLLTNSQSRIGSRIASGAGTGAASASGYSYGGTGDAYAVLLIIRLVQNHQYALHNRFHVPSMDDYHNRLLLQLWPCFTKVIDMNCDALKKNLLGSGTYSSRSAEKHQAPLNVTQQFSQFLVGLLKLAFVYDSNSEKRTFFQGEPISMSITRIRNDFEGALTKASNHMFGSGKSKATQKEIFLFNNYFLVMTILRNEFDSSDNEFIKEQTRHFEMLCEAYQQRR from the coding sequence ATGAGCATTGCATACCTAAAAAAAATCCTACCCTTGAAGGAAGATCCTCTTGACGAAGAGCCCAATGAGTCGTTACTAGAAGATCTCTCGAGCCATGATATGGGGCTTCTATCGGCAAAATACCAAGACTTTCTCGACTCCATTGGGCCTCTAAAAGAGAAGCTAGAGCCCATTGAGCAGTTTCTCGACTACTTCAATTCAGAAGTTTGCAAATTGTCTGATTCCTTGCTATCACTCCAGCAGCAGTCGGCGCAGCTCTCGTCGAACTTGGATCTGCAGAGGCTTCTTGTCGACAAGCTCAATCCTGTTATTCTAGATTTGATCATTCCGCCCTCGGTAGCTGAAAGTGTGATCAACGACACTGTGGATGAAAAATGGGTTGAAAACATTCGCTTCATTGTGGAAAAACAACAACTTATAAAGAAAGTGGAGGAAACTCGAGTGGACTCAGATGCGGAACTGCTGTTCTTGGCTCCCTACAAGGACTCACGGTCGTTCAAAGAGCTTAAAAAGGATATCAATTCGCTAGAAGCCAAGGCAATCGAGAGAATTAGAGATCATGTCATCAAGCAAATTCGATTATTACGAGGttcgttgaagagctcgTCTCAAGTGATACAGGAGGGTCTTTTACAAATGAAAGAAGCATTTTACTTCTTGAGAGAGAGACAGCCGCAGCTTTCTAATCAACTACAGCTCGCATACATCTTCACCATGAAATGGTACTACACCACAAGGTTCGCTAAGTACCTCTATTCTTTgcagaagctcaaaatcaagcagaTCGACAATGGCTATGTCTTGGGAGCCAACGAGCACGGAGAGTCGAAGTCGGGCCTCTTTGGAGGGATCCTTGAATCAACTTACTCCTATGCCTCCTCGCAATCCTCGCCTACCTTGGGAAGTGGTCCTGGTGCTGGCACTAGCACTCAAGGTAACTTGAGGCCAAGTTTGAACGAGTATTTCCTGTCAGTGAGGCAGAGGTTAGATATTCTTTCTGATACTGATGGAGAGAATCGGCGGTCCATTCCGTCCCAAATTGCTGAAACCACTCCTTTTGCTTACTGGTTGGAGTTTGTCTACAATCAGTGGGCGAATGCGTTGCTTGATAACGTCATTGTTGAAtacctttttttcattGACTTCTTTCACCAAGGAGATGAAAAAGCGTTGCCGGTACAAGAGCTTGATCCGGCCGTCAAAATGCCAGTAGGTCCTGATCAAACGTGGTCTCAAGTTGTatttggagaagcttaTAGAATGGGTCAGGATTTTGTTCATTGGCTACTAACGAATTCTCAACTGCGAATTGGATCAAGAATTGCCTCGGGGGCTGGTACAGGTGCTGCTTCAGCCTCAGGCTACTCCTATGGTGGAACAGGCGATGCCTACGCAGTGTTACTCATCATTCGTTTGGTTCAAAATCATCAGTACGCACTTCACAACAGGTTTCATGTACCGTCAATGGATGATTACCATAATCgccttcttttgcagctCTGGCCGTGTTTCACCAAAGTGATTGATATGAATTGTGATGCGTTAAAAAAGAACTTGTTAGGCTCCGGGACATATTCTTCCAGAAGCGCAGAAAAGCATCAGGCTCCACTTAACGTGACCCAGCAATTCTCACAATTTCTTGTTGGCCTTTTAAAGTTAGCGTTCGTATACGACTCCAATTCAGAAAAGAGAACTTTCTTTCAGGGAGAACCAATTTCGATGTCGATCACCAGAATAAGAAAcgattttgaaggagcGTTGACGAAAGCAAGTAATCACATGTTTGGATCTGGAAAGAGTAAGGCTACACAGAAAgaaatctttcttttcaataaTTACTTTCTAGTCATGACTATTCTTCGAAATGAATTCGACTCTCTGGACAACGAGTTCATTAAAGAGCAGACCAGACACTTCGAAATGCTCTGTGAAGCTTACCAGCAGAGAAGGTAG
- the CCT8 gene encoding chaperonin-containing T-complex subunit CCT8 gives MSLKLPSAPNAGLFKQGYSSYSASDGAMIRNIEAVREISSIVLTSMGPSGRNKILVNKHDRTFITNDAATIINELEIVHPAVKLLIQASKQQEFEMGDNTNLVIVLGGELLNIAEKLINLGLSVPEIIQGYNMANKFLQETLEKLVVDRVKNIVEPEELLKVIKPVIAAKQFGLEDSISKLVVEAVRMIINPKKPQAFNIDNVRVVKIMGSSLSNSEVVKGMVFPREPEGHVENITEKSKVVVFTCPIDISTTETKGTVLLHDAQEMLDFSKGEEKQLDQMCKEIYDSGVRVVIAGSSIGELALHYFNKYDILVLKVPSKFDIRRVCQVCGATPLPRLGAPMPEEMGTIDVIETKEIGGDRVTIFRQDDASVSRTSTIILRGATQNNLDDLERAIDDGVNAIKGLVQDNALLPGAGAVEIELVKLLTQYGERTPGLMQLAIKNYAKAFEVVPRVLAETSGLDSTEVLSALHAAHSAENNSGLCKGIDVENSTDDGLLDIKEHSIYDLLSTKRSAITFATEAASTILSIDQIIMAKRAGGPQVPQQRRPGNWDQDD, from the coding sequence ATGTCCCTCAAATTGCCTTCAGCACCCAACGCAGGGCTTTTTAAGCAGGGCTACTCGCTGTACTCCGCCTCAGATGGCGCCATGATCCGTAACATTGAGGCGGTTAGAGAGATCAGCTCCATCGTGCTCACGTCTATGGGACCTTctggaagaaacaagatTCTTGTAAATAAACACGACAGAACGTTCATCACCAATGATGCTGCAaccatcatcaatgaattGGAAATTGTGCACCCTGCGGTGAAACTTCTAATCCAAGCCTCGAAACAACAGGAGTTTGAGATGGGCGACAACACCAACTTGGTGATAGTATTGGGTGgagagttgttgaacattgctgaaaaattgatcaaTCTCGGTCTAAGTGTGCCTGAAATCATTCAGGGCTACAACATGGCCAACAAGTTTTTGCAAGAGAcgttggagaagcttgtggTGGACCGCGTAAAGAACATCGTGGAACCtgaagagcttttgaaagtaATCAAACCTGTCATTGCCGCTAAGCAATTTGGGCTTGAGGACTCCATTTCAAAGCTCGTGGTGGAGGCCGTGAGAATGATCATAAATCCAAAGAAACCTCAGGCGTTCAATATTGACAACGTTAGAGTGGTGAAGATCATGGGCTCTTCCTTGTCCAACTCAGAGGTTGTGAAGGGTATGGTGTTTCCAAGAGAGCCAGAAGGGCACGTTGAGAACATCACTGAAAAGCTGAAGGTTGTCGTGTTCACTTGTCCAATCGACATCTCTACAACTGAAACTAAGGGTACCGTATTGCTTCATGATGCTCAAGAGATGTTGGACTTCTCCAAGGGCGAAGAAAAGCAGTTGGATCAAATGTGTAAGGAGATCTACGACTCTGGCGTTCGTGTCGTCATCGCAGGCTCCTCCATTGGTGAGTTAGCTCTTCattacttcaacaagtacgACATTTTGGTATTGAAGGTTCCTTCGAAGTTTGACATTCGCCGTGTTTGCCAGGTTTGTGGCGCCACTCCCTTGCCAAGACTTGGTGCTCCTATGCCCGAGGAAATGGGTACGATTGACGTTATTGAGACTAAAGAAATTGGTGGCGACAGAGTTACCATTTTTAGACAAGATGATGCCTCCGTCTCCAGAACCTCCACTATCATCCTCAGAGGTGCTACTCAGAACAATTTAGATGACCTCGAGAGAGCTATTGATGATGGTGTTAATGCAATTAAAGGATTGGTCCAGGATAACGCCCTCTTACCGGGAGCTGGTGCCGTGGAgattgagcttgtcaagtTATTGACCCAATACGGCGAGAGGACACCAGGCTTAATGCAGCTAGCCATCAAGAACTATGCCAAGGCATTCGAAGTTGTCCCAAGAGTTTTGGCCGAAACCTCAGGCTTGGACTCTACCGAAGTATTGAGTGCTTTGCATGCCGCTCACTCTGCTGAGAACAACTCAGGTTTGTGCAAAGGTATTGATGTTGAAAACAGCACTGATGACGGGTTGTTGGATATTAAGGAACACAGCATATACGACCTTTTGTCCACAAAACGGTCTGCCATCACCTTTGCAACCGAAGCCGCCAGTACCATATTATCCATCGACCAAATAATCATGGCCAAGAGAGCAGGTGGTCCACAGGTTCCTCAGCAGCGCAGACCTGGCAACTGGGATCAGGATGACTAA
- the TUP1 gene encoding chromatin-silencing transcriptional regulator TUP1 — MSVYANSQSQQSQSQSQSQKREHQRRLNELLDSIKQEFDFAYHEASNYSKVKEDYDLKCNQQTAEMQQIRQTVYELEMAHRKIKEAYEEEILRLKTELENRDRQAHSGKPNGAPTPQYPYSYQQQQHQQQPQQPPQPQQQPPPPVSHQQQQQQQQQQPASQPGSIKPPKAEAKKSPNVSRSESTVKDPSKASEFSSSLTVVDKSQYIVNPQEKNLHVKEIPPFLADLDVAKANPDFKKQTPDFYVLYNPAFKRDLDVDLVQSLDHSSVVCCVKFSKNGEFIATGCNKTTQVFDVKTGALIAKLIDDNSSNSTSVEGEGEGDKDAGANSAASNANGDLYIRSVCFSPDGKLLATGAEDKLIRIWDLSTKRIIKILRGHEQDIYSLDFFPDGDRLVSGSGDRTVRIWDLRSSTCSLTLSIEDGVTTVAVSPNGKLIAAGSLDKTVRVWDSSTGFLVERLDSGNESGNGHQDSVYSVAFSTNGNQIASGSLDRTVKLWNLEGKTEGAVSGQSIAKKSSCEVTYIGHKDFVLSVCSTPDSEYILSGSKDRGVIFWDQFSGNPLLMLQGHRNSVISVAVSFNSSGTEGVFATGSGDCKARLWRWKKQ, encoded by the coding sequence ATGTCGGTGTATGCCAATTCACAGCTGCAGCAATCACAGAGCCAGCTGCAACTGCAGAAAAGAGAACACCAACGAAGACTCAACGAGTTGTTGGACTCCATCAAGCAAGAATTCGACTTTGCCTACCATGAGGCATCAAACTACTCCAAAGTGAAGGAGGATTACGACTTGAAGTGCAACCAGCAGACTGCAGAAATGCAGCAGATCCGCCAGACAGTGTATGAGTTGGAAATGGCCCATAGAAAGATTAAGGAGGCCTACGAGGAGGAGATCTTGAGATTGAAGACAGAGTTGGAAAACAGAGACAGACAGGCCCATCTGGGCAAGCCCAACGGCGCCCCCACGCCTCAGTACCCTTACTCGtaccaacaacaacaacatcagcagcagcctcagcagcctcctcagccccagcagcagcctccaCCACCAGTTTCccatcagcagcagcaacagcagcagcagcagcagccagCTCTGCAACCGGGGTCTATTAAACCTCCTAAGGCCGAGGCCAAAAAGCTGCCTAACGTGTCCAGATCCGAGTCAACCGTGAAGGACCCATCGAAAGCTCTGGAATTCTCCTCGAGTTTGACCGTGGTGGATAAATCCCAGTACATTGTCAACCCTCAGGAAAAGAATTTGCACGTTAAAGAGATTCCTCCTTTCCTTGCTGATTTGGACGTTGCAAAGGCCAACCCAGACTTTAAGAAACAGACCCCAGACTTCTACGTGCTTTACAACCCTGCGTTCAAGCGTGACTTGGACGTGGACTTGGTCCAATCTTTGGACCATTCCTCCGTGGTTTGCTGCGTCAAGTTCTCCAAAAATGGCGAGTTTATCGCAACCGGTTGTAACAAGACCACCCAAGTGTTCGACGTCAAGACTGGTGCTTTGATCGCCAAGTTGATCGATGACAACAGCTCCAACAGCACCTCTGTCGAAGGTGAGGGTGAAGGGGACAAGGATGCTGGTGCCAATTCGGCGGCTTCGAACGCTAATGGCGACTTGTACATTAGATCGGTCTGCTTCTCGCCCGACGGCAAGCTTTTGGCTACCGGTGCTGaggacaagttgatcaGAATCTGGGACTTGTCAACAAAGagaatcatcaagatcttgagaggCCATGAGCAGGACATCTACTCGTTGGACTTCTTCCCTGACGGTGACCGTTTGGTGTCTGGCTCCGGTGATCGCACCGTGAGGATTTGGGACTTGAGATCCTCTACATGCTCCTTGACGTTGTCCATTGAGGACGGCGTCACTACTGTTGCTGTCTCGCCAAACGGCAAGTTGATCGCTGCCGGTTCCTTGGACAAGACCGTGAGGGTGTGGGACTCTTCCACTGGTTTCCTTGTTGAAAGATTGGACTCCGGTAACGAGAGCGGCAATGGCCACCAGGACTCTGTTTACTCCGTCGCCTTCTCGACCAACGGTAATCAGATTGCATCTGGCTCCTTGGATAGAACAGTCAAGTTGTGGAATCTTGAAGGCAAGACTGAAGGCGCAGTCAGCGGCCAGTCTATTGCCAAGAAGTCTAGTTGCGAGGTCACCTACATTGGCCACAAGGACTTTGTGTTGAGTGTCTGCTCAACCCCAGACAGTGAGTACATTTTGTCCGGATCCAAGGATCGTGGAGTCATTTTCTGGGACCAGTTCTCTGGTAACccattgttgatgttgcAAGGTCACCGCAACTCTGTCATATCTGTCGCCGTCTCATTTAACTCTCTGGGTACTGAGGGTGTATTCGCCACTGGAAGTGGTGACTGCAAAGCCAGATTGTGGAgatggaagaagcagtAA
- the MVD gene encoding diphosphomevalonate decarboxylase MVD1, with amino-acid sequence MSIFTASATAPVNIATLKYWGKRDKTLNLPTNSSISVTLDQNDLRTLTSAATSPDFKSDNLWLNGKEEGIKGERTIACLRDLKKLRKELEDQNPSLPKLSEWGLHIVSENNFPTAAGLASSAAGFAALVSAIAKLYELPQSMSEISKIARKGSGSACRSLFGGYVAWEMGDKEDGSDSKAVEVAPVDHWPSMKAAILVVSDDKKDTPSTTGMQSTVATSDLFQYRIKEVVPKRFEDMKKAIQDRDFEVFGDLTMKDSNSFHAVCLDSVPPIFYLNDTSKKIIKLIHKLNEQEGKIVAAYTFDAGPNAVVYYEEQNENKVLGLIHKYFSKVPGWEKVTEKKSQFIDSDIEFDTDAYKGVSRIILTGIGPGPQSTDQSLVNDKGLPK; translated from the exons ATGCTGATTTTCACCGCCTCGGCCACTGCCCCCGTGAACATTGCT ACCCTCAAGTATTGGGGAAAAAGAGACAAAACCCTCAATCTTCCTACTAACTCCTCCATCTCAGTGACTTTGGACCAAAATGACTTGAGAACATTGACTTCAGCTGCAACATCGCCGGACTTCAAAAGCGACAACTTGTGGTTGAatggcaaagaagaaggaataAAGGGCGAAAGAACCATTGCATGcttgagagacttgaagaagttgaggaaggagttggaggacCAAAACCCATCCTTACCTAAATTGTCCGAATGGGGCCTTCACATCGTCTCGGAAAACAACTTCCCAACTGCTGCTGGATTGGcatcttctgctgctggctTTGCTGCTTTGGTGAGCGCCATTGCCAAATTGTACGAGCTCCCGCAGCTGATGTCTGAAATTTCCAAGATCGCAAGAAAGGGTTCTGGATCTGCTTGCAGATCATTGTTCGGTGGATATGTTGCATGGGAGATGGGCGATAAAGAGGATGGCCTGGACTCAAAGGCAGTGGAGGTGGCCCCTGTCGACCATTGGCCTCTGATGAAGGCTGCCATCTTGGTGGTGTCTgacgacaagaaggacaCCCCGCTGACCACAGGTATGCAGAGCACCGTTGCCACATCAGACTTGTTCCAATACCGTATCAAGGAGGTTGTTCCAAAAAGATTCGAGGATATGAAGAAAGCTATCCAAGACCGTGACTTTGAGGTGTTTGGTGATTTGACCATGAAGGATTCCAACTCTTTTCATGCGGTGTGCTTGGACTCCGTGCCTCCGATCTTCTACTTGAATGATACTtccaagaaaatcatcaagttgattCACAAGTTAAATGAACAAGAAGGTAAGATCGTTGCTGCATACACTTTCGATGCTGGTCCAAATGCTGTGGTATATTACGAGGAACAAAACGAGAACAAGGTCCTTGGATTGATCCACAAGTACTTCAGCAAAGTCCCTGGTTGGGAGAAGGTCaccgagaagaagagccaatTCATCGACTCTGACATCGAATTTGACACCGACGCTTACAAGGGTGTCAGTAGGATCATCTTGACGGGAATTGGCCCAGGCCCTCAGTCAACCGACCAGAGCTTGGTCAACGACAAGGGATTGCCAAAGTAA
- the HMI1 gene encoding ATP-dependent 3'-5' DNA helicase gives MSTRDKTSKDGASEPKIDELLEKLKNVDLDDDLEDDAPDMLPEQDIEAGEWNETTVDVSESQYKVIKHPLNMDEIVTVKAGPGSGKTFTLMARIARLIGEGEVQPHEILVLSMANRSVNALQNSLERLVGCEVASQVEISTFHSFCGSVVDQYALMLDPGMLKRRLLDQESWRRLAEFFLQKTVRLNGHSVGATFSPARFDKLLIEIANGNLTTSQASQLYGVSAEYLDEVFKYMKTHGMMRYQDLVMLALKVMDQSLEGPKEELLHRIASFKMVVVDEFQDMYPLLLSVVRAVVEYPTLGYEKRVRKNTVIAGDQNQGIYEFLGSSPQSMEQLHKMLPQMKVTSLPLNESHRCTQDILDTAVSMCLGETDYNGPDHILSMKPITRTWKPILLTNFKGDEHSMVAEEIIRLICSSGGLINPRDIAILSRTNDEAVKMQNLLRNNYGLECTKISSGNIWVHSRARLFRDILSIISGDADASFCLLHILKILDTCPGASQRASKVFSRAIEEGLAREHTFLEDYVYESLSSEANLHALFKKHQSSLANIAAFMNQVQHERAIFNKLEEEGTTSYLPIAVAECLQRMCALSGIREYMNMNGPDILPYRDILLSFNESLHYCFENYVAHNEFKERTFLDYFLQNYDQEVPPKHQSSVQVSTIHSAKGLEFPVVFILGGFNNTWHTILSGENQVPSSYSRLLYVACTRAKDLLYISSQTRPGDLSKNCRNWFTTEVPDLSSDASDDCNSIGARSFPKLLDSKPQGSLLSRLSSDLQRPQPSSQKLQRGKEYYDIFLQKRYYHSRIPNFQLRMSYLSSKTRRVFHRLRP, from the coding sequence ATGTCTACTCGAGATAAAACTTCCAAAGATGGCGCTTCTGAACCCAAAATTGACGAGCTTCTagagaaattgaaaaacGTCGATCTCGATGATGACCTCGAGGATGATGCCCCAGATATGCTTCCAGAACAAGATATAGAAGCCGGGGAGTGGAATGAGACAACGGTAGACGTGTCGGAATCGCAGTATAAGGTGATCAAGCACCCATTGAATATGGATGAAATAGTCACTGTGAAAGCTGGGCCAGGGTCAGGTAAAACATTCACGTTAATGGCCAGAATTGCTCGTTTGAtaggagaaggagaagttcAGCCACACGAGATCTTAGTGCTATCAATGGCAAACCGCTCGGTCAATGCGTTGCAAAATAGTCTAGAGAGACTTGTGGGATGCGAGGTGGCCTCCCAAGTGGAAATTTCCACATTCCACTCGTTCTGTGGCTCTGTGGTGGACCAATACGCTCTAATGCTCGACCCAGGgatgttgaaaagaagacttcTAGATCAGGAGAGTTGGAGACGGCTCGCTGagttcttccttcaaaagacCGTTAGATTGAATGGGCACTCTGTGGGTGCAACATTTTCCCCTGCTAGGTTCGATAAGCTCCTTATAGAGATTGCCAATGGGAACCTAACGACATCACAGGCATCACAGCTCTACGGGGTGCTGGCAGAGTACTTGGATGAGGTCTTCAAATATATGAAGACTCACGGAATGATGCGATACCAGGATCTAGTGATGCTAGccttgaaggtgatggaCCAGTCGCTAGAAGGACCTAAAGAGGAACTTTTGCATCGTATAGCCTCTTTCAAGATGGTTGTTGTAGACGAGTTTCAGGACATGTATCCATTGCTACTATCAGTTGTGAGAGCTGTGGTGGAGTATCCCACACTAGGATACGAGAAGCGGGTTAGAAAGAATACGGTTATCGCTGGCGATCAAAACCAAGGTATTTACGAGTTCTTGGGCTCGAGCCCCCAGTCTATGGAGCAGCTTCATAAGATGCTTCCTCAAATGAAAGTCACTAGTTTGCCTTTAAACGAATCACATCGATGTACGCAAGATATCTTGGATACCGCTGTGTCAATGTGCTTGGGTGAAACGGATTATAATGGTCCTGATCATATACTATCGATGAAGCCTATCACAAGAACATGGAAGCCTATACTTCTTACAAACTTCAAGGGGGATGAGCATTCCATGGTTGCCGAGGAGATCATCAGGCTCATATGCTCGCTGGGGGGTTTGATTAATCCTCGTGATATCGCTATACTTTCAAGGACAAATGATGAGGCTGTTAAAATGCAAAACTTACTTCGAAATAATTATGGTCTTGAATGCACTAAAATCTCACTGGGAAATATATGGGTTCATTCTAGAGCCCGTTTATTTCGTGACATCTTGAGTATCATATCAGGCGACGCTGATGCCAGCttctgtcttcttcatatTCTCAAGATACTAGATACTTGCCCAGGTGCGAGTCAAAGGGCATCTAAGGTCTTCAGTcgagcaattgaagaaggtttgGCACGCGAGCACACATTCTTGGAAGACTACGTGTACGAAAGCCTTTCATCCGAGGCAAATCTTCATGCTTTATTTAAAAAGCATCAGTCATCCTTGGCCAATATTGCTGCATTCATGAACCAGGTGCAACATGAAAGAGCGATATTCAACAAGCtagaagaagagggaaCGACAAGCTATCTTCCGATAGCTGTGGCAGAATGCCTACAAAGGATGTGCGCTTTGAGTGGAATTCGTGAGTATATGAATATGAATGGGCCAGATATTTTACCTTATCGTGATATCCTCCTCTCATTCAATGAATCTTTGCACTACTGTTTCGAAAATTACGTTGCCCATAATGAATTCAAAGAGCGGACTTTTTTGGACtactttttgcaaaattacGATCAAGAAGTGCCTCCCAAACACCAGTCGCTGGTCCAAGTGCTGACGATTCATTCAGCTAAGGGCCTCGAATTTCCCGTAGTGTTCATTCTTGGAGGATTCAACAACACTTGGCACACCATTCTTCTGGGTGAAAACCAAGTGCCATCCAGTTACTCAAGGCTTTTATATGTTGCTTGCACAAGAGCAAAAGATCTCCTTTACATCAGCAGTCAAACCAGGCCGGGAGATTTGTCGAAGAATTGCAGAAATTGGTTCACCACAGAGGTGCCCGATTTATCATCAGATGCAAGCGACGACTGTAACAGCATTGGAGCCCGGAGCTTTCCCAAGTTGCTCGATTCGAAGCCGCAAGGCTCGTTGTTATCACGTCTACTGAGTGATCTCCAACGGCCACAGCCAAGCAGCCAAAAATTACAAAGAGGAAAGGAGTACTACGACATTTTCCTTCAGAAAAGGTACTATCATTCCCGGATTCCAAACTTTCAGTTACGCATGAGTTACCTTTCCTCGAAAACTCGTCGAGTTTTTCACCGACTCAGACCTTGA
- the RCA1 gene encoding Rca1p: MMAHNPSNDPLQGPPQQQQPQMVPQQRAPHQQPHELGHVEPKNGFISWNNHNPFDVNSYPITNPPIIDSTFFLPYTNEQGVQRRRRISISNGQIGQIINHEALYADDDSYDELSDLPFKPPHQQQQQQQPQQQLQSVDPGQPLVSEPRMLPYEVHGVASQSEFLHRSQHPSQGPKMEESKPDLHLQAPSQPPGTISGQHGPPGQPTGPLPPHHDISGTFPTSAHPPPPHSEHQPLRSESAAPPPRGDASMAGERTPRSSSHLEDVAGVPPPNHQLIYNNEVIYSADGGPIPGTAAWKKERLLERNRIAASKCRQRKKQAQQQLQNNISKYEREMKEQRQTLDRYEKLLEIYNKSLGEYFTGDNTSIDKLRPYVGKSIDELDL, encoded by the coding sequence ATGATGGCGCACAATCCATCCAACGATCCGCTCCAAGGACCtccacagcagcaacaaccCCAAATGGTTCCCCAACAAAGagctcctcatcaacagcCACACGAGTTGGGCCACGTCGAGCCAAAAAACGGCTTCATCAGCTGGAACAATCACAACCCGTTCGATGTCAACCTGTACCCGATTACTAATCCGCCCATCATCGACTCAACGTTCTTTCTACCCTACACCAACGAGCAAGGGGTACAAAGACGAAGGAGAATATCCATCTCCAATGGTCAAATTGGCCAGATTATCAACCACGAGGCCTTATACGCAGATGATGATTCCTACGATGAACTCAGTGATCTTCCTTTCAAACCTCCtcaccaacaacagcaacaacagcaaccGCAGCAACAGCTCCAGTCAGTGGACCCGGGCCAGCCTTTGGTTAGCGAGCCTCGTATGCTCCCATACGAGGTACATGGTGTGGCTCTGCAATCGGAATTTTTGCACCGCTCCCAGCATCCCTCTCAGGGCCCCAAAATGGAGGAATCCAAACCCGACTTACATTTACAGGCTCCCTCTCAGCCCCCAGGCACGATTTCTGGTCAACATGGGCCACCTGGGCAACCAACAGGGCCACTACCACCACATCACGATATTTCGGGTACGTTTCCCACCTCAGCTCATCCTCCGCCTCCGCACTCAGAACATCAGCCGCTACGCTCTGAACTGGCCGCTCCGCCTCCGAGAGGAGACGCTTCAATGGCAGGAGAAAGGACTCCTCGCTCGAGCAGCCATTTGGAAGACGTGGCAGGCGTGCCGCCTCCCAACCATCAACTCATTTATAATAACGAGGTAATTTACTCAGCAGATGGCGGGCCCATCCCCGGTACGGCCGCATGGAAGAAAGAGCGGTTGCtcgaaagaaacagaatTGCAGCGTCTAAGTGTAGGCAACGCAAGAAACAGGCCCAGCAACAGCTTCAGAACAACATCTCCAAATACGAGCGAGAAATGAAGGAGCAAAGGCAAACTTTGGACAGGTacgagaagcttcttgaaatctaCAACAAGAGCCTTGGGGAGTATTTCACAGGAGATAATACTTCTATCGACAAATTACGCCCATACGTGGGCAAGTCCATCGACGAGCTTGACCTTTGA